CGCCCAAAGGCTGGGAGCAGGAAGCCATCTTCAGCCATCCACAATTTTCAGCAAGAACCCAGGGCTCACCCAACAGCCCTGCACTCCACACTGCAAGGCAGGTCAATTCTTTTAAAGGCTCTGCAGAAATATACCAACTACAGAGCTCGGGAAAGCAATTGATTTTTCAAACCCAATTCAAGTTGTTCAGTTTTTTAGCATTAAAGACATGTGTGAAGAAATTCAAGGTTTTATCTATAGAAACATATTTAGGTTAATaaacaatgttatttatttattaatttatattaatacataaataaaaacataattaggtTAATACTAGGTCTATTTTGAATAACAAATTGAGTACTCTTAATAGACCTAAGTGGAAGTTTATCTGAATCTGAATTTTCCATGTGGCCAGTGTAGAGTGACCCAGGTTTCCGAAGTCACCTTTCCATCTTCAGACACCCCCCGTCTTTCTGCACCGGGAGTCGGCCTTCCAGTGGGTGTCGGATTTCCGTCTTGATGTCTCCCGGGAGGACCTTTCTCTCTATCTTCCTGTGGTGGTGTTGTCCCCACATTAATTCTTTCTGTCTTTAAACTCATTGGCTGAAAATAAATGTGGGAATATTTTTGCATTAGTAACcaccatattattttaaaatgttaagcaaCACATGGGCCACGGTGTGTGGAGAGAGCACCACGCATGCCTCCATGGGTGGCATCCACGGAAACAAAGCCTCAAGTCCGCTTGGCCCCAGCCAGACGTTTGCTGCTGTGAGTGCTCAGAGGGAGGCCGCTGGGAGGACTTGGAATCTGCTCTGCAGCGGAAGTGCTGTGGGTTAGGATCTTGTTTGAAAGGCACGCACCCGGGTCCTTGGAAGAACACAGGACTCCAGGGAGCACCACGCTCGCCCAGGGAGGTGAGATTGTGTGGTGAGGAGCTgacggggtgtgtgtgtgtgcgtacagAACCTCTGCTGCTCTTTAGAGATGATAAGCATGAAGGGTCACCTTTGGAGGAGTTAAGCTGTTAGATGACGATCTTTGTCCCAGGACAGTGGCACTCTGACTCTTGTGGCCAACATATTTGGGCATCGTCTCCTCATCAACTGACAGAGGTGAAATGTTTCCAAAAGCAGGTTCCCATGCCTAAAAGACAAAACGCAGGGAAAATGTTCACATTTTCGAAGGGAAAATAAATTCGAATTTTAATACAATCAAAAATAATTGGAATGTCCTAGAAAATATTAGGGTACAAGGTGGGGGAACTTGGACTGGGTTTTCCCCCTAACACGTTGATAAGAACAGAAACCCTCACTCAACGTTTGCGAAGGAACCTTTGTGGAGCCCATGATTGCTTTGTGTTTCTTGTCGTGGTTCCCTGTTTCAAAATGATCACAGGCTCCCAAAGGCCACAGAATAAACAACACCCAACATATCTTCCTTTAGACTCCTGTGTCTTCAACGGGGAATGTGGTAACGGAGGAGGAAAGTGTGATGCTCCTTCTACGGTTGTCTCTACAACTTGTCTAAGATTCGAAATGCAAATTCCCAATTTTCTCTGTTACCAGCAGACTGACCTGGAATAGCATCATCCTTCAGGTGGGAGGAGGTGTGTTCAGTCTGGAATGTTTAATTATTCCCTGCTCTCCcctctgaggaggaggagggagtgagaAGGGGAGAGAGTTGCTATGAATGAACCCTTAACACCCGATCCAGAGTGGCTCACCCACACAGCCGTGCCCACGTTCCGTGGgtgcttgtgcctcagccttttaGATACTCAGTCCCGAAAACTGCAACTACACAGATACACCTACGCATATTTAAAGTGTGGAATTCATATATCCAGTCCTCTTTCTTCACATCAGGTCTGCTCTTATGAGCATAGATCCTCTTCTCATAAACAGCCCCATGGTGGCCAGTACGATGCACAGAAtcaaaaacatttggaaattcaCCAAACTCTAATCtcaaaataagagaaagataaaTCTGCAGGGAGTGtgaagacagaatgagacttcattgACTCTCGGGGTTATTGTCGTGGTAACATTTCGAACAACGTACAATGATGCAAATGGGGCAGTAGATACTATTTTTTAGGAAATGGCATACAGTATATGCAAGGAAAAAATCCCTGTGGGTCTTTTCGGGGTCTCCCCACAGAAGGCAGACAATCCCGCCAGTATTTGTGGCAATTTCCCCCTCTCTACCTCTAATGGAGGAATAACCTGACTGGCTTCCACTCTTCCTTCCACCGAAGGACTGGGCGCTTTGCTGTGCTGAGAGGCTAAACCCGCTTTCTTTCTGAGGCAACAGAAGCCATCTCCATGGAGAAAAAGCTCTCCCAGAGCTCCCGAAGAGTAGGAGTAACTTCCAAGATTTCCCATAATTTCTTGTAGAGGAATTTGTGGCTGTTCttgccatgctgggagaaccgaCCACAGAGCAGGCTCCTCTGGAATGTATTCtgtgggtgcgtgtgtgtgtgtgtgtgtgtgtgtgtgtgtgtgtgtgtgtgtgtgtgtgtgtgttgtaatcACTGTGCTGTATTGGAACTATTCTAAGTCCTGGAAGTACCGATTTAAAAGTTCACACCATAAGTGCAGATAGGAAATGTCAGTACTTTTCTTAACCCACTGAGAAATATCTCCACTTACATTTGGAGGGTGTTCACATGGTTCCATGTGTCGTTACTGTGTGTATAATTTTAATGATTCAAGCTGTTTAGACCCATGTGTGGGAAACAGAACCCAGACAAGGCAGTGGTAACACTGGCCACATTCACACTCTCTTAGGCTCGGTCTTTGAGCCACATGTGATCAAACTCGAAAGCTCAGTGTTCTATAAAGGCAGGCGGGTGCTGGGAGGCACTGACTACTTCAGCATGAGAATGCTGGTTCTTCCTTTGGGATAGAGCAGGGCAATGACATGGGACTGGGGCAGGAAAGTCCTGGGTAGAGAAGGGcaggtccctggctagggctctaCCCCCgggcctgtgcccatggacctaGGCATTTCTGCTTtcgtgcccaaatgttgcatttcccaagaccactctggcctgccACACTCCCATCTTGTGTCTATAAAAACCCCAAGACCCTAGCGGGCAGAGACACAAGTGGCTGGCATCGAGAGGAATACATTGGCAGATGCCAGCAAGCCATTGACTGGCTGAATGACACTGAGATTGGTCAGGGCGGTCAGAGGAGAGCACAGCCGCTGGGCTGCCCAACTCCAGGTGAAAACCGCCTTCCCACCCCATCTCCATCCTGGCTCCCCCTTCTGCTGAGAGCTACCATCACCCAATAAAAAACCTTGCACCCATCCTCTAAGCCCACGTGTGATCTGTTTTTTTCAAGTACCCCAAGGCAAGAacccgggatacagaaagccctctgtcctagTGATAgggcagagggtctaattgagctgataaACATAAGCCACCTACAGACAGCTAAACTGAAAGAACACCCTGTAACACACGTCCACTCGGGCTTCAACTGTAAACACTCACCCCAAGACACTGCCATGGGTTCGGAGCTGCACAGCCTGGCGGTCTCTacgctcccctagaggtttgagcagtgggACACTGAGGCAGCGAGCCACACCTGCATCGCACACCCTGCGACgaggacaagggaacttttcccatttcaacAGGTCTCTATCGCATTCTACACAGCTGTCCTAGTGGATGAACAGAAGGACACCAGGCCCCTGAGCTGGCTCTGGAGTCAGTCTGGGTTCGAATCCCAGCTCTGCGTTCTCCAGCCCTTGACTGTGATGGAGTTAGTAATAATATCCATTTCATAGGGTCGTTGTAGAGAGTAAGACGGTAAAGCTCCCTACCTAG
This is a stretch of genomic DNA from Rhinopithecus roxellana isolate Shanxi Qingling chromosome 4, ASM756505v1, whole genome shotgun sequence. It encodes these proteins:
- the LOC115896998 gene encoding T-complex protein 10A homolog → MLEGQLEAGEPTEGTHPEDPCPGAGTAMEKTAAAAEVPREDGNAGEMPPLQQQITRLHQKLRRQESLWADVHRKLQNHIDALRKQNLELREELRGLQRQQWKARKKSAARPHTGRESHTLAWEPAFGNISPLSVDEETMPKYVGHKSQSATVLGQRSSSNSLTPPKPMSLKTERINVGTTPPQEDREKGPPGRHQDGNPTPTGRPTPGAERRGVSEDGKVTSETWVTLHWPHGKFRFR